One genomic region from Vanessa tameamea isolate UH-Manoa-2023 chromosome 14, ilVanTame1 primary haplotype, whole genome shotgun sequence encodes:
- the LOC135193639 gene encoding histone-lysine N-methyltransferase SETMAR-like, whose amino-acid sequence MENMKYRYIYEYEFYRGTSAAETARRIDEGTALVSRPETNAENKELKAIVEANSSQNTSKIAAGVGESDETVLIHLKQIGKVKKLERWQLQIMKKELVANNRDWSITLGYCCFTTTQDHTAHTDHTAQQKNTKLDELQLKCLRHPPCSPDLAPTDYHFFGNLDNFLYGKKSRYGSPNRLQIVY is encoded by the exons atggaaaacatgaaatatcgctatatttacgagtacgaaTTCTACCGTGGCACAagtgctgcagaaacagctcgaaggatAGATGAGGGTACGGCGCTGGTGTC ACGGCCGGAGACCAACGcagaaaataaagaattaaaggCTATTGTGGAAGCGAATTCATCACAAAACACTTCAAAGATAGCTGCAGGCGTCGGGGAAAGTGATGAAACTGTATTAATACACTTGAAGCAAATCGGGAAAGTGAAAAAACTTGAACGATGG CAACTGCAAATCATGAAGAAAGAACTAGTTGCTAACAACCGAGATTGGTCAATCACTCTAGGCTactgctgcttcacgacaacgcaagaCCACACTGCCCACACTGACCACACTGCACAACAAAAAAAcactaagttagatgagctacaattgAAATGTCTACGACATCCACCGTGCTCCCCGGACCTTGCTCCaacagattaccattttttcGGGAATTTGGACAATTTCTTGTATGGAAAAAAATCAAGATACGGCAGTCCAAACCGCCTTCAAATAGTTTATTGA